The Brachyhypopomus gauderio isolate BG-103 chromosome 7, BGAUD_0.2, whole genome shotgun sequence genome has a window encoding:
- the septin7b gene encoding septin 7b isoform X3, whose product MPELWMLDILKHDSTISCSHLHLGLNWTFAGILKAQQKNLEGYVGFASLPNQVYRKSVKRGFEFTLMVVGESGLGKSTLINSLFLTGLYSMEHTGPSHRIKKTVQVDQSKVLMKEGGVQLLLTMVDTPGFGDAVDNSNCWQPVIDHIDSKFEDYLNAESRVNRRQMPDNRVHCCLYFIAPSGHGLKPLDIEFMKRLHEKVNIIPLIAKADTLTPEECQQFKKQIMREIQEHKIKIYEFPETDDDEENKLVKKIKDRLPLAVVGSNTIIEVNGKKVRGRQYPWGVAEVENGDHCDFTILRNMLIRTHMQDLKDVTNNVHYENYRSRKLAAVTCNGMDNNKSKGQLTKSRIAADLLQ is encoded by the exons ATGCCTGAATTGTGGATGCTGGACATACTAAAACATGACTCGACAATTTCATGTTCTCATCTTCACCTTGGTCTGAACTGGACATTTGCTGGGATTTTAAAAGCA CAACAGAAGAATCTCGAGGGATACGTTGGCTTTGCAAGCCTACCCAACCAAGTCTACAGAAAGTCTGTGAAACGGGGCTTCGAGTTCACACTAATGGTTGTGG GTGAGTCAGGATTGGGAAAGTCCACGTTGATCAATTCCCTCTTCCTCACTGGCCTGTACTCCATGGAACACACGGGTCCTTCACATAGAATCAAGAAGACCGTGCAG GTGGACCAGTCCAAAGTGCTGATGAAGGAGGGCGGAGTCCAGCTGCTGCTTACCATGGTGGACACACCAGGTTTTGGAGACGCTGTAGACAACAGCAACTG CTGGCAGCCGGTCATCGATCACATTGACAGCAAGTTCGAGGACTACCTGAATGCAGAATCACGCGTCAACAGGAGGCAAATGCCTGACAACAGAGTTCACTGCTGTCTCTACTTCATTGCGCCCTCTGGACATGg CCTGAAGCCACTGGACATCGAGTTCATGAAACGGTTGCATGAGAAGGTGAACATCATCCCCCTGATCGCCAAGGCGGACACGCTCACTCCTGAAGAGTGCCAACAGTTCAAGAAACAG ATCATGAGAGAAATCCAGGAACACAAAATCAAAATCTACGAGTTTCCAGAGACTGACGATGACGAGGAGAACAAGCTTGTGAAGAAGATCAAA gaCCGGCTGCCCCTGGCTGTGGTTGGTAGCAATACCATCATTGAAGTGAATGGGAAGAAGGTCAGAGGAAGGCAGTATCCATGGGGAGTTGCAGAGG TTGAAAACGGAGACCACTGTGACTTCACAATTCTGCGGAACATGCTCATCAG GACCCACATGCAGGACCTGAAGGACGTCACGAACAACGTGCACTATGAGAACTACCGGAGCAGGAAGCTGGCTGCCGTCACCTGCAACGGCATGGACAACAATAAGAGCAAAGGCCAGCTCACCAA AAGTCGTATCGCAGCTGATTTGTTGCAGTAA